The stretch of DNA TTCGGCAGCACGAGGACGTCGAACCTCCAGGGCTGCAGCACCAGCTGCATGCACGTGGCGTCCACGATGTAGTCCTCGAACTCCACCCGCCCCTCGTACTCGGCCGCCACCCGGCGGGCGACGTCCAGGAACAGCCCGTCGGAGTGCTTGAGGATGTTGGCCTTGTGGATCGCCGAGACCTTCTTGCGGCCGTTGGCCAACGCGTACTCGAACCCCCAGCGTACGATGCGCTCGGAACCGCTGACCGAGATGGGCTTGAGCGAGATGCCCGAATCGGGTCTTATCGTCCCCGCCCCGTGGGCGGCCACCCACTCGATGAGCTCCGCGGCCTCCGGGCTGCCCTGCTCGAACTCGATGCCCGCGTAGAGGTCCTCGGTGTTCTCGCGCACGAGCACGATGTCGACGTCGTCGTAGCGCGCGCCCGTACCGGTTATCGAGAACGCCGGCCGGAGGTTCACGTAGAGGTCCAGGGCCTTTCGCAGGGCCACGTTGACGCTGCGGAAACCCGTGCCCACGGGTGTCGTGACCGGCCCCTTGATGGCGACCTTGTTGCGCCGGATCGACTCGATGACCTCGTCCGGCAGAGGCGTGCCGAACGCGTCCACGACGCCGGCGCCCGCCTCGAC from Coriobacteriia bacterium encodes:
- a CDS encoding isocitrate/isopropylmalate dehydrogenase family protein — encoded protein: MAKHTITLIPGDGIGPEITTAMRRVVEAAGVEIEWEVVEAGAGVVDAFGTPLPDEVIESIRRNKVAIKGPVTTPVGTGFRSVNVALRKALDLYVNLRPAFSITGTGARYDDVDIVLVRENTEDLYAGIEFEQGSPEAAELIEWVAAHGAGTIRPDSGISLKPISVSGSERIVRWGFEYALANGRKKVSAIHKANILKHSDGLFLDVARRVAAEYEGRVEFEDYIVDATCMQLVLQPWRFDVLVLPNLYGDIVSDLAAGLVGGLGIAPGANIGAECAVFEPVHGSAPKYTGQDVANPTAEILTAVLMLRHVGERDAAERILGAVRAVLAEGVRVTYDIKRTNTGSTEGSVGTQDYADALIERL